CGGTGATGCCGGGCTTCTCCGGGGCGATCGTCATGGTGACGACGTGCCCGCCGCCGAGCTCGATGAGCTCACGGGTCAGGGCGGCGTCGGGGTCGATGATGTAGGTGGGGTCCTGGGCGCCGCAGCGCTCCACCGAGACAAAGGGCCCCTCGAAGTGGATGCCGGCGAGCTCTCCGGCCTCGCACAGCCCCGCCAGGACCCGGGTGCGTGCGCGCAGGACCTCGGGGGCGGCCGTCACGCAGGAGGCCACGAGCGAGGTGGTGCCGAAGCGGCGGTGCTCGAGCACGGAGACCATCGCCTGCTCGGCGGTCTCGGCGTTGGGGAAGGACTCACCGCCCCCACCGTGGCAGTGGACGTCCACCAGGCCCGGCAGGAGGTAGCCGCCCTCGGGTGCGGACTGAGCCTGCTCGACGGCGTCTGCGAAGCCGGACCGTGCGGCCTGGTCAGCGGGCCCGACCCACGCGATGTGGGATCCCGACAGGACAACCGCCCCATCGTCGATGATGTGGTCGGGGGTGACGACGCGTCCCCGCAGTGCACGGACCTGCATGGCTTCGTTGCTCATGAGTCGGATTCTGTCACCACTTCAGACATCAGACAACCTCCTTCGGGGCGTCTCCTCCCCCACATTGCCCGGGCGGGTTTCGGCTCCGCTCCGCTCACCCGGCCAGGCGCTGCTCCATGCGGGAGACGGCCCGGTTGACGTCTCGCTCCACGCGGGCCGACGGCGCCGCCCCGCCCTTCCACAGCAGGCCCTCGCTGACCGGCCGCACGGCGACGAGTCGGCCGCGGTCCACCAGGATCGGGCGAAACATGCCGTTGCTCGCCGGGCAGATGAGGCGCTCACCGTCCTCATCGGTGAGGCACGAGCGCTCCTTGTAACCCACGTGCAGCTCGTCAAAGGAGCCCAGGAAGTGCGTGGCCTGCGCGGCGCCGCGGTGGGCGGACAGCAGGTCGGGCAGGTCGGCGCGCATGTAGAGCAGGCCGGTCTTCGGGGCCGACTCGCCGGGGCCGAGCGGGCGCAGGCCTCCGCGGGCCCCGCCCTCGACGACCGCGCGCACGAGCGGGACACGCGGCCCGGCCGGCTCACCGGCAGCATCAACCGCGGCTGGGACCTGCTCCTCCCCCAGCTCGACGGCATCTTCCAGGGCACGGGCGGCCTGCGTCTTAGGCAGCGTGGTCCAGCGGGCCAGGTCCTCGGCGCTGACCGGGCCGTGGCTGGTCGCGTAGCGATAGGCGATGTGCGCGCAGGCGGCGCGGTGGCCAGTCCCGCCGTGGGCGACGCCTGCTCCGGCGGGCCCGGAGTCGGCGTCGGGCAGGTGGCGTGCGTCCATGACGAGGTGCTCGTTGCCGGACCGCGGACCCTGGATGAGGATCCCCTCGCGCTGGAGGCGCACCAGGAGGTGGCGGCGCCGGTAGGAGGAGACATCCTCGCCGCGGAAAGCCTCCATGAGGCCGGCCTCCTGCCAGGCCGCCAGCAGCACCGAGCGCATCAGCGGGCCCTGGTCCTCGATGAGGCCCAGGGCCACCTCGGCGGCGCGCTCGCACAGGGCGGAATCGACGCCGTAAGCCTTCTCGCTGTTCCGCACCCAGGCGTCGGTGCGGTGCATGAGAGCGGCCCGCAGCCAGTGGTGGTCGGCGGCGGTGGTGATGTGGACGGTGCCGCGCATGGGCCAGGAGCGAACCAGGTCGCCTCGCGCGAAGGCCGCCTCGACGTCGGCCGGGGTAGCGGCCGGGGCGCGCACGAGCAGGGCGTGGGGGACGGCGGAGACCTGCTGGCCCTGGATGGCGAGCTGGCGGGACACTGCCGCGACGACGTCGGGCGCGGCAGTGGCCGGGACGAGGCCCTGGGAGATGATGCGGGCCAGGCTCACCTCGGTCGGCAGCGGCACGGAGGAGGCGCGGGCGGCGGCCATAGCAGTCTCCTTAGAAGAGGCGGGAGCTCGGGTCGTCCATGCCGCGCATGGCGTCGTAGTCGAGGGTGACGCAGCGGATGCCGCGGTCCTCGGCCAGGACGCGGGCCTGGGGCTTGATGGTCTGGGCGGCGAAGACGCCCTGGACGGGGGTCAGCAGCGGGTCGCGGTCGAGGAGCTCGAGGTAGCGGGTGAGCTGCTCGACGCCGTCGATCCCGCCGACGCGCTTGATCTCCACGGCCACGGAGCGGCCCTCGGCGTCCTTGGCCATGATGTCGACCGGGCCGATGGCGGTGGGGAACTCGCGGCGCACCAGGCGGTAGCCGGCGCCCAGGACCTCGATCTGCTCGGCCAGGAGCTCCTGGAGGTGGGCCTCGACGCCGTCCTTGGTGAGCCCGGGGTCCACACCCAGCTCGTGGCTGACGTCGGAGATGGTCTCGAAGAGGCGGATGACGAGGCGGTCGTCGGTCTTGGTGGCGCTGACCTCCCAGACCTCGCGCACGCCATCGGCCGCGGCCTCCTCGTCCGGCTCGGTGACCGCGAGGCGGGCCGGGGCGCTCATCCAGTTCAGGGGCTTGTAGGAGCCGCCGTCGGAGTGGATGAGGACCGAGCCGTCGGCCTTGAGCATGAGCACGCGGGTGGCCCGGGGCAGGTGGGCGTCCAGGCGGCCGGAGTAGTCGACGGAGCATGAGGCGATAACGAGGCGCACCCGTCCACCCTAGCGGGGCCGGGCCCAGGGCGGCGTGACGCCGGGGCCGGCGGTCCTGAGCATCGTGTCACCCGGGGCGTTCCCCTCCACTGTCCATGCACGGCGTCCACACCGGATCGGACGTCGTGTCTCAGGCGTGCCCCGGGGGGCCTGGGGACGCAGCGTCAGGCGATGGCGGCACCCTGCCCCGTCGTCGAGAACGTGCGTCGTGATCGAGGACTGCGATGTCCTCCAGATGTCGGGGAAGGGACCCCAGTGGCCTGGAGGAAAACGCAGTCCTCGGAAGAAAAGTACGTCGCCGATCCGGCCATGAGGCTGCATCCCCGCCCCGGCGTCGGGTCTCAGAAGAGCCGGGGCTGCTCAGGAGCGGCGGACTCCACCCAGGCGATCAGCGCCGAGTGGGACTCCTCCATCATGGCCAGGTCGAAGCCCTCCGGGCTGCGGGTGGCGTCCACGCAGTGCACCTCGACGACGCGCCCCTGCTCCCGGCGGCGCCGTGCCTCGGAGAGCTCCAGGTTCAAGCGGCTCCATGAGCGCGACGGCCTGGTGGAGAAGGACACGAGGCGGTACCACTCCAGGGAGTCGAGCTGGAAGGAGGCGACCCCGCTCAGCCAGCGCTGCGCCCCGCGTGGGCGCAGGGCGCACTCGAAGGAGCCGACTTGCCCGGCCAGGTAGCGCAGACGCAGCAGGAACCCGCCTGCCAGCAGCACGAGGACGGTGACGGCAATCGCCACGACCATCCACACGTGCTGCCCCATGACTCAGGCCTCCGCGCCCTGCTTCACGTGGTCGGCGGCGATCGTGATGACGTCGTGGTCCACGGAGCAGAAGCCGCCGGATACCTCGATGCTGCACATCTCGCCGTCGATGGGACTCAGCCGCACCGGACCGGCCCCCAGGACCGCCACGAGGGGCTGACGACCCGGCAGGATCCCCAGCTCCCCGTTAATCAGGGGCACGGAGACCTGCGTCGCCTCACCGGCCCAGGCCTCGCCCGCCGGCGAGACCACCTCAACATGTAAGGCCATGTCCCCCTCCTTTCCTGCGCCCGGTTCTACCCGGATCCTAACGACTCAGGCGTTGAGCTCGGCGGCGCGACGCTCGAGGTCCTCGATGCCACCGATGTTGAAGAAGGCCTGCTCCGGCAGGTGGTCGTAGTCACCGTCGCAGATGCGGCGGAAGGCCTCAATGGTCTCCGACAGCGGCACGGTGGAGCCGGCCACGCCCGTGAACTTCTCCGCCATGTAGGTGTTCTGGGACAGGAACTGCTCAATGCGGCGGGCGCGAGCCACCGTCACCTTGTCCTCCTCGCCGAGCTCGTCGACACCGAGGATCGCGATGATGTCCTGAAGCTCCTTGTTCTTCTGGAGGATGGACTTCACACGGGTGGCGACGTCGTAGTGCTCCTGGCCCACGTAGCCGGGGGCCAGCAGGCGCGAGGTGGAGGTCAGCGGGTCCACGGCCGGGTAGATGCCTCGCGAAGCGATCTCACGGCTAAGCTCGGTGGTGGCGTCCAGGTGGGCGAAGGTCGTGGCCGGCGCCGGATCGGTGTAGTCGTCGGCGGGCACGTAGATCGCCTGCAGAGAGGTGATGGAGTGGCCGCCGGCGGAGGTGATGCGCTCCTGGAGCTGACCCATCTCGTCAGCCAGGTTGGGCTGGTAGCCCACGGCCGAGGGCATGCGGCCCAACAGCGTGGAGACCTCGGAGCCGGCCTGGGTGAAGCGGAAGATGTTGTCAATGAACAGCAGCACGTCCTGGTGCTGGACGTCGCGGAAGTACTCGGCCATCGTCAGGGCGGACAGGGCCACGCGCAGACGCGTGCCCGGCGGCTCGTCCATCTGGCCGAAGACCAGGGCGGTCTTGTCGAACACGCCGGCCTCGTCCATCTCGACGATGAGGTCGTTGCCCTCACGGGTGCGCTCGCCCACGCCGGCGAACACGGAGACACCGCCGTGGTTCTGGGCCACGCGCTGGATCATCTCCTGGATGAGGACGGTCTTGCCCACGCCGGCGCCGCCGAACAGGCCGATCTTGCCGCCCTGCACGTAGGGGGTGAGCAGGTCGATGACCTTGATGCCGGTCTCGAACATCTGCTCCTTGGACTCGAGCTGGTCGAAGGCCGGGGGCTGGCGGTGGATGGGCCAGCGCTCGGTGATCTCCAGCTGCTCGCCGGGGCCGAGGTTGAGGACGTCGCCGGTGACGTTGAAGACGTGGCCCTTGGTCACGTCGCCCACGGGCACGGAGATCGGCGCGCCGGTGTCGCGCACCTGCGTGCCGCGCACGAGGCCGTCGGTGGGCTTGAGGGAGATCGTGCGCACGATGTTGTCACCCAGGTGCTGGGCGACCTCCAGGGTGATCTCGTGGGGCTCCTCGCCGGCGCTGGTGGCCTGGACGGTCACCTTGAGGGCGTTGTACATCGCCGGGATCGCATCAGGCGGGAACTCGACGTCGACGACGGCGCCGATGATGCGGGTGATGCGTCCCGTCCCGGGGGTGGTGGTGTCAGCCATGTGCGTTCTTCCGTATCTTCCAGAGCTGAGAGGGGTCCTGCTCGGTGAGGTGAGTCTGTGTGGGGTTCTCGACGACGTCGGGGGTTTCCCGGCCTATTCGGACCCCAGGGCGTCGGCACCCGAGACGATCTCCGTGATCTCCTGGGTGATGTCGCCCTGGCGGGCCGCGTTGGCCAGGCGGGTGTAGGTGATGATGAGGTCCTCGGCGTTGTCCGTGGCCGTGTGCATGGCCTGCTGGCGGCTGGCCAGCTCGGAGGCGGCCGACTGCAGCAGGGCGTTGCGGATGCGCGAGCCCATGTAGCGGGTCAGGAGGGCGTCGAGCACCTCGGAGGAGCTGGGCTCGAACTCGTACAGCGGCATGGAGCTGCCGTGCTTGGCCGCCAGCTCCTTCTCCAGGGCCTCGTTGCCGGCGTCGTCGAGCTCGCCGGCCCCTTCGACGTCGACCACCTTGAGCGGCAGCATGCGACGCACCTCGGGGACCTGGGAGACCATCGAGACGTAGCGGGTGAAGACGATGTGGACCTCGGCGACGCCGCCGGCCTCGGCCGGCTGGAGGAAGTAGTCCAGCAGGGTGGTGGCCACCTCCTCGATGGCCTCGTTGCTGGGGCGGTCCGACTGCCCGGTCCAGGAGAACTCGATCGGCGTGCCCCGGAAGCTGAAGTAGCTCTGGGCGCGCCGGCCGAAGGTGAAGATCACCGGCTCCTTGCCCTCCTTGACCAGCTCCTCGATGAGGCGGCCGGTCTCGCGCAGGATGGTGGCCGAGTAGGCGCCGGCCATGCCGCGGTCGGAGGTGACCACGAGGATCGCCACGCGCTTGGTGTCGGTGCGCTCCTGGGTGATGGGATGCTCGAAGCGGGAGTAGGTCCCCAGCGCGGCCACCGCCTGGCTCAGGGCGTGATCGTAGGGCGAGGCCTCCTGCGCGTTGCGGCGCGCCTGCCCGATCCGGGACGAGGCGATGAGCTCCATCGCCCGGAACACCTTCTGGAGGGTCTGGGTCGATCGAATGCGCTGCTTGTAGACGCGCTGGTTTCCTGCCACGTCAGCCCCTCTTGACCACGAGCTGCTCGGTGGTCCTCTCGGCGGCGGGCTCCTCCTCGGGCTCGGCGACCTGGGCGCCCAGCATCTGCTCACCGGAGGCGAAGGTGCGCCGGAAGGCCTCAACGGCCTTAACCAGGGCCTCCTCGGTCTCGTCGGTGAGCTGACCGGTGGACTCGATGGTGTCGAGGATGTCGGTGTTGCGCCGCAGGTGGTCCAGGAAGGCGGCCTCGAAGGGCAGGACGTCGGAGACGTCGATGTCGTCGAGGTAGCCCTTGGTGCCGGCCCAGACGCTGGCGACCTGCTCGGCCACCGGGTAGGGCGTGTACTGGGGCTGCTTGAGCAGCTCCATGAGGCGCTCGCCGCGGGTGAGCTGGGCGCGGGTGGCGGCGTCCAGGTCGGAGGCGAACATGGCGAAGGCCTGCATGGAGCGGTACTGGGCCAGCGTGATCTTGAGGGTTCCGGCGACCTTCTTCATGGCCTTGACCTGGGCTGCGCCGCCCACGCGGGACACGGAGATGCCGACGTCGACGGCGGGGCGCTGGTCGGCGTTGAACAGGTCGGACTGGAGGAAGATCTGCCCGTCGGTGATGGAGATGACGTTGGTGGGGATGTAGGCCGAGACGTCGTTGGCCTTGGTCTCGATGATCGGCAGCCCGGTCATGGAGCCCGCCCCCAGCTCGTCGGAGAGCTTGGAGCAGCGCTCCAGCAGGCGCGAGTGGAGGTAGAAGACGTCACCGGGGTAGGCCTCGCGGCCCGGCGGACGGCGCAGCAGCAGGGAGACGGCGCGGTAGGCCTCGGCCTGCTTGGACAGGTCGTCGAAGACGATGAGGACATGCTTGCCCTGGTACATCCAGTGCTGGCCGATGGCCGAGCCCGTGTAGGGCGACAGGTACTTGAAGCCGGCCGGGTCGGAGGCCGGGGAGGCCACGATGGTGGTGTACTCCAGGGCGCCGCGCTCCTCCAGGGTGGCGCGCACGGCGGCGATGGTGGAGCCCTTCTGGCCGGTGGCCACGTAGATGCAGCGCACCTGCTTGTTCGGGTCGCCGGACTCCCATGCCTCCTTCTGGTTGAGGATGGTGTCCAGGGCGATGGCGGTCTTGCCGGTCTGGCGGTCGCCGATGATGAGCTGGCGCTGGCCGCGGCCGATCGGGATCATCGAGTCGATGGCCTTGAGCCCGGTCTGGAGGGGCTCGTGGACGGACTTGCGGGCCATGACGCCGGGGGCCTGGAGCTCCAGGGCGCGGCGCCCCTCGGCCTCGATCTCGCCCAGGCCGTCGATGGGACGGCCCAGCGGGTCGACGACGCGGCCCAGGTAGGCGTCGCCCACGGGCACGGAGAGGACCTCGCCGGTGCGGCGCACGACCTGGCCCTCGTCGATGCCGTCGAAGGAGCCCAGGACGACGACGCCGATCCGGCGCTCCTCGAGGTTCATGGCCAGGCCGGCGGTGCCGTCCTCGAAGGTGAGCAGCTCGTTGGCCATGACGCCGGGCAGGCCCTCGACGTGCGCGATGCCGTCAGCGGCGAAGACGACGTGCCCGACCTCCTCGGCCGCGACCTCGGCGGGCTTGTAGGACTCGGCGAACTCGTTCAGGGCCGAGCGGATCTCCTCGGGCCTGATGGTCAGCTCTGCCATCTCGTCTCCTTGCTGGTTGCGTTCTGGGGGCCGGCGGCGCTGGGCGTGAGCGACGACGGCGCGGGGTGGGGTGGTGAAGTTGTGGGTCGGCGTGCGATGAGCGGGCTAGCCCGCCAGGCGGGTGCGCAGCTCGGCGACGGCGCTGCGCACGGTGCGGTCCATGACGTAGTTCCGTGTCGAGATGCGGGCTCCGCCGATGACCGCGGAGTCGACCTCGCAGTTGAGGTCGATCCTGGTGCCCAGGCGGCGCTCCAGGATGGTGCGCAGGCGCTCCTCCTGGGCCGAGGTCATGGGGATGGCGGTGACGACGTCGACGATGGTGCGCTGACGCATCTCGGCGGCCAGCTCGACGACGCGGCGCAGGTTGCGCAGCGGCCCGCCCTCGGCGTGGTGCCGCACGCACCAGTCCACCAGGCTCATGGCGGGGGCGCTGATGTGGGGCGCGAAGACGGCCTCGGCCAAGCGGCCCCGGGCCTCGGTGCCGGTGCGGCGTGAGGGGGTCAGGGCCTCGCGCAGCTCGCGGTTGTCGGCGATCTGCTCGTGGACCTCGAAGAGCTGCTGCTCGATCTCCTCCGCCGAGCCGCCCGCGTGGGCGCCGGCGAGGATCGCCTCGATGCCCAGGTCGTGGAGGGCGGAGACCAGGTCGACTGCCTTGGACCAGCGGCCGCGGACCATGGCGCTGAGCAGGTCGACGACGCGCTCGTCCACGGTGCCGGTGAAGAGCCGCCGGGCCAGGGCCACCTTGTCCTCGGCCTCCCGGCCCGGGTCGGTCAGCGGAGCGGGCAGCGAGTGGACGGCAACCTGGTGAGCCAGGGCGAGGATCTGGCGACCCAGCTCCTGGCCCTCGACGCCCGCGGCCGTGAGCACCGGGCTCCAGGCCTGGCTCACGGTCTCACGGGTGGCGGCAGTTCCTGTTCTCACCGCGTCGCCTCCGCAGAGGAGGCGCCGGCGTCGAGCCCCTCGACCGGCTCCATGGTCTCGAGCTCGTCGAGGAAGCGGTCGATGACCCGCTCGGACAGGGCGGTGTCGCTCAGCTGCTCACCGACGATCCGCTCGGCCAGGGTGGAGGCGAGCATGCCGACGTCGGTGCGCAGCGAGATCTGGGCGGCCTGCTTCTCGGCCAGGATCTGACGCTGGGCACCCTCGATGATGCCTGCGGCTTCCGCCTGGGCGTCGGTGCGGGCCTTGGCGATGATCTCCTTGGCCTCGCCCTGGGCGTTGTCACGGATGCGGGCGGCCTCGCGACGGGCCTCGTCCACGAGCCGGGTGGCGCGCTTCTCGGCGTCGGCCTGGTCCTGCTTGGCCTTGTCGGCCAGGTCGAGGCCCTCCTGGATGCGCTGGGCGCGCTCGTCCAGCACGGCGTAGAGCCGGGGCAGGGCGTAGCGGCCCACCACCAGGAGGATGAGCAGGAGGACGACCGCAGACCAGAAGATCTCATGGGCGTGGGGCAGGATGAAGGCCATGCCTCCGCCCTGCCCGCCCTCGTTGGCCAGGGGAAGCATCACTTGACAACGAACGGGATAACGAAGCCGATGAGGGCCAGGGCCTCGACCATGCCCGCGCCGATGATCATGTTGGTGAACAGGCGTCCGGCCACCTCGGGCTGACGGGCCGTACCCTCCTGGGTCTTGCCGACCATGATTCCGATGCCGATGCCCGGGCCGAGCGTGGCCAGGCCGTAGCCGACGTATGCGAGAGCAGCGGAGGTCATATGTGGTTCCTTCTTTCTGGCGCCGGATGGCGCAGGTGGGGTCGG
This region of Actinomyces oris genomic DNA includes:
- a CDS encoding F0F1 ATP synthase subunit gamma, encoding MAGNQRVYKQRIRSTQTLQKVFRAMELIASSRIGQARRNAQEASPYDHALSQAVAALGTYSRFEHPITQERTDTKRVAILVVTSDRGMAGAYSATILRETGRLIEELVKEGKEPVIFTFGRRAQSYFSFRGTPIEFSWTGQSDRPSNEAIEEVATTLLDYFLQPAEAGGVAEVHIVFTRYVSMVSQVPEVRRMLPLKVVDVEGAGELDDAGNEALEKELAAKHGSSMPLYEFEPSSSEVLDALLTRYMGSRIRNALLQSAASELASRQQAMHTATDNAEDLIITYTRLANAARQGDITQEITEIVSGADALGSE
- the atpA gene encoding F0F1 ATP synthase subunit alpha — its product is MAELTIRPEEIRSALNEFAESYKPAEVAAEEVGHVVFAADGIAHVEGLPGVMANELLTFEDGTAGLAMNLEERRIGVVVLGSFDGIDEGQVVRRTGEVLSVPVGDAYLGRVVDPLGRPIDGLGEIEAEGRRALELQAPGVMARKSVHEPLQTGLKAIDSMIPIGRGQRQLIIGDRQTGKTAIALDTILNQKEAWESGDPNKQVRCIYVATGQKGSTIAAVRATLEERGALEYTTIVASPASDPAGFKYLSPYTGSAIGQHWMYQGKHVLIVFDDLSKQAEAYRAVSLLLRRPPGREAYPGDVFYLHSRLLERCSKLSDELGAGSMTGLPIIETKANDVSAYIPTNVISITDGQIFLQSDLFNADQRPAVDVGISVSRVGGAAQVKAMKKVAGTLKITLAQYRSMQAFAMFASDLDAATRAQLTRGERLMELLKQPQYTPYPVAEQVASVWAGTKGYLDDIDVSDVLPFEAAFLDHLRRNTDILDTIESTGQLTDETEEALVKAVEAFRRTFASGEQMLGAQVAEPEEEPAAERTTEQLVVKRG
- a CDS encoding F0F1 ATP synthase subunit epsilon, which produces MALHVEVVSPAGEAWAGEATQVSVPLINGELGILPGRQPLVAVLGAGPVRLSPIDGEMCSIEVSGGFCSVDHDVITIAADHVKQGAEA
- a CDS encoding F0F1 ATP synthase subunit delta → MRTGTAATRETVSQAWSPVLTAAGVEGQELGRQILALAHQVAVHSLPAPLTDPGREAEDKVALARRLFTGTVDERVVDLLSAMVRGRWSKAVDLVSALHDLGIEAILAGAHAGGSAEEIEQQLFEVHEQIADNRELREALTPSRRTGTEARGRLAEAVFAPHISAPAMSLVDWCVRHHAEGGPLRNLRRVVELAAEMRQRTIVDVVTAIPMTSAQEERLRTILERRLGTRIDLNCEVDSAVIGGARISTRNYVMDRTVRSAVAELRTRLAG
- the atpD gene encoding F0F1 ATP synthase subunit beta, encoding MADTTTPGTGRITRIIGAVVDVEFPPDAIPAMYNALKVTVQATSAGEEPHEITLEVAQHLGDNIVRTISLKPTDGLVRGTQVRDTGAPISVPVGDVTKGHVFNVTGDVLNLGPGEQLEITERWPIHRQPPAFDQLESKEQMFETGIKVIDLLTPYVQGGKIGLFGGAGVGKTVLIQEMIQRVAQNHGGVSVFAGVGERTREGNDLIVEMDEAGVFDKTALVFGQMDEPPGTRLRVALSALTMAEYFRDVQHQDVLLFIDNIFRFTQAGSEVSTLLGRMPSAVGYQPNLADEMGQLQERITSAGGHSITSLQAIYVPADDYTDPAPATTFAHLDATTELSREIASRGIYPAVDPLTSTSRLLAPGYVGQEHYDVATRVKSILQKNKELQDIIAILGVDELGEEDKVTVARARRIEQFLSQNTYMAEKFTGVAGSTVPLSETIEAFRRICDGDYDHLPEQAFFNIGGIEDLERRAAELNA
- a CDS encoding DUF2550 family protein, whose product is MGQHVWMVVAIAVTVLVLLAGGFLLRLRYLAGQVGSFECALRPRGAQRWLSGVASFQLDSLEWYRLVSFSTRPSRSWSRLNLELSEARRRREQGRVVEVHCVDATRSPEGFDLAMMEESHSALIAWVESAAPEQPRLF
- the atpE gene encoding ATP synthase F0 subunit C is translated as MTSAALAYVGYGLATLGPGIGIGIMVGKTQEGTARQPEVAGRLFTNMIIGAGMVEALALIGFVIPFVVK
- a CDS encoding F0F1 ATP synthase subunit B, which produces MLPLANEGGQGGGMAFILPHAHEIFWSAVVLLLILLVVGRYALPRLYAVLDERAQRIQEGLDLADKAKQDQADAEKRATRLVDEARREAARIRDNAQGEAKEIIAKARTDAQAEAAGIIEGAQRQILAEKQAAQISLRTDVGMLASTLAERIVGEQLSDTALSERVIDRFLDELETMEPVEGLDAGASSAEATR
- the nucS gene encoding endonuclease NucS; translation: MRLVIASCSVDYSGRLDAHLPRATRVLMLKADGSVLIHSDGGSYKPLNWMSAPARLAVTEPDEEAAADGVREVWEVSATKTDDRLVIRLFETISDVSHELGVDPGLTKDGVEAHLQELLAEQIEVLGAGYRLVRREFPTAIGPVDIMAKDAEGRSVAVEIKRVGGIDGVEQLTRYLELLDRDPLLTPVQGVFAAQTIKPQARVLAEDRGIRCVTLDYDAMRGMDDPSSRLF
- a CDS encoding DNA glycosylase AlkZ-like family protein, which codes for MAAARASSVPLPTEVSLARIISQGLVPATAAPDVVAAVSRQLAIQGQQVSAVPHALLVRAPAATPADVEAAFARGDLVRSWPMRGTVHITTAADHHWLRAALMHRTDAWVRNSEKAYGVDSALCERAAEVALGLIEDQGPLMRSVLLAAWQEAGLMEAFRGEDVSSYRRRHLLVRLQREGILIQGPRSGNEHLVMDARHLPDADSGPAGAGVAHGGTGHRAACAHIAYRYATSHGPVSAEDLARWTTLPKTQAARALEDAVELGEEQVPAAVDAAGEPAGPRVPLVRAVVEGGARGGLRPLGPGESAPKTGLLYMRADLPDLLSAHRGAAQATHFLGSFDELHVGYKERSCLTDEDGERLICPASNGMFRPILVDRGRLVAVRPVSEGLLWKGGAAPSARVERDVNRAVSRMEQRLAG